A single genomic interval of Mucilaginibacter robiniae harbors:
- the lepB gene encoding signal peptidase I, translating into MNWKIWNKKDKADKKKKSATREWVDAILFAVIAATLIRTLFIEAYTIPTASMERSLLIGDFLFVSKVNYGARTPMTPIAFPFAHHTMPVLGTKAYWDGVKLPYYRLPGLSEVKKGDVVVFNYPMEADSPFYRPVDKRENYIKRCQGGPGDTLSLVDAQVYVNGKAAPNPPGEQIDYTVTTSSQEVNPKIFEDLEATQYDGSPYFTMTKASADVLKKSSGIASVQPRIAPKNSPVLDPVFPSMNMYDHAIHTSHYYDRWNADNYGPILIPKKGLTVKLDSISLPLYERAITVYESNKLTVSGNDILINGKKADSYTFKMNYYWMMGDNRHDSADSRYWGFVPEDHIVGKALFIWMSWDDNASFLHKIRWSRIFKGIH; encoded by the coding sequence ATGAACTGGAAAATCTGGAATAAAAAAGATAAGGCAGACAAAAAGAAAAAGAGTGCCACTCGCGAGTGGGTGGATGCTATTCTTTTTGCTGTAATTGCCGCTACTTTGATTCGCACTTTGTTTATTGAAGCTTATACAATACCTACTGCCTCCATGGAGCGTTCATTGCTGATTGGCGACTTTTTGTTTGTAAGCAAAGTAAACTATGGTGCACGTACGCCCATGACGCCGATTGCTTTTCCGTTTGCTCATCATACTATGCCTGTACTGGGAACTAAAGCTTACTGGGATGGTGTTAAGTTGCCGTACTATCGTTTACCGGGTTTGAGCGAGGTAAAGAAAGGTGATGTAGTGGTATTTAACTATCCTATGGAAGCTGATTCACCTTTTTACCGGCCGGTTGATAAGCGAGAAAACTACATTAAACGTTGTCAGGGTGGCCCTGGTGATACCTTAAGCCTGGTAGATGCGCAGGTATATGTTAATGGTAAAGCTGCTCCTAACCCTCCCGGTGAGCAGATAGATTATACAGTAACCACCAGTAGTCAGGAAGTTAATCCGAAAATATTTGAGGATCTGGAAGCTACACAGTACGATGGCAGCCCATATTTCACTATGACTAAAGCTTCGGCTGACGTTTTGAAAAAAAGTTCAGGTATCGCATCTGTACAGCCACGCATTGCACCTAAAAATTCGCCAGTACTTGATCCGGTTTTTCCAAGCATGAATATGTACGATCATGCTATACATACCAGTCATTATTATGATCGTTGGAATGCCGACAATTACGGCCCAATTCTTATTCCTAAAAAAGGCTTGACTGTAAAGCTGGATAGTATAAGCTTGCCTTTGTATGAACGTGCCATTACTGTATATGAAAGTAATAAGTTAACTGTTAGTGGAAATGATATTTTAATTAATGGTAAAAAAGCCGATAGCTATACCTTTAAGATGAACTATTATTGGATGATGGGAGATAACCGCCATGATTCGGCCGATTCACGTTACTGGGGTTTTGTGCCTGAAGATCATATTGTAGGTAAAGCTCTATTTATTTGGATGAGCTGGGATGACAATGCTTCATTTTTACACAAAATACGCTGGAGCCGCATATTCAAAGGCATACATTAA
- the dapB gene encoding 4-hydroxy-tetrahydrodipicolinate reductase, with amino-acid sequence MKIALSGYGKMGKIIEQIALSRKHEIVLIIDKDNLHEFTAENLKNADVVIEFSTPTSVLTNIRSCFAADVPIVVGTTGWYDELSNIKAECEAGNHALMYGTNFSVGVNIFFHINRLLAKVMNNYPYYEAQVEEIHHTKKLDSPSGTAITIAEGILENVDNKRGWKNVLVSDSPNADNETDAQAEELLIESHRIDSVPGTHTVLYDSDVDSIEFKHTAHNRNGFALGAVLAAEWLQHRKGCFPVTDMFNF; translated from the coding sequence ATGAAAATAGCACTATCAGGTTATGGTAAAATGGGCAAAATTATTGAACAGATAGCCTTGAGCCGTAAGCACGAAATTGTACTAATAATTGACAAAGATAACCTGCACGAATTTACTGCTGAAAACTTGAAAAATGCTGATGTAGTTATTGAGTTTAGTACACCAACTTCGGTACTAACCAACATACGCTCTTGCTTTGCGGCTGATGTACCGATTGTGGTGGGTACTACCGGTTGGTACGATGAGCTTAGTAACATCAAAGCAGAATGTGAAGCAGGTAATCATGCACTAATGTATGGCACTAACTTTAGTGTAGGGGTAAATATATTTTTTCACATTAACCGTTTGCTGGCTAAAGTGATGAATAACTACCCGTACTATGAAGCGCAGGTAGAAGAGATTCATCATACTAAAAAATTGGATTCACCAAGTGGTACTGCTATAACCATTGCCGAAGGTATTCTGGAAAATGTGGATAATAAAAGAGGCTGGAAAAATGTATTGGTAAGTGATAGCCCAAATGCAGATAATGAAACTGATGCACAAGCGGAAGAGTTATTGATTGAATCGCACCGGATTGATAGCGTACCAGGTACGCATACTGTATTGTATGATTCGGATGTGGATAGCATTGAGTTTAAGCACACCGCCCATAACCGTAATGGGTTTGCTTTAGGTGCAGTATTGGCAGCCGAGTGGTTGCAACACAGAAAAGGCTGCTTTCCTGTAACAGATATGTTTAACTTTTAA
- a CDS encoding DUF5683 domain-containing protein, producing MHKLFILVSLFVGLALCARAQQPDTLKVKNRTDSLNRKQDSITSKPFVPRASKKIRQYHPDSTHSPGLAFRRSGYIPGWGQLYNHKWWKVPIIYTGIGLLGSAIIFNQTNYHHYLKLYNIARKGTGESSGNDTQSADYLEYESLSKNGVTETQLQTAVVGYQRNFQLSILGLMGAWGIQMIDAYIDAKFIHSYSMDNNLSFKVTPGIAPQLTYAANYNVSLMPVIKLSILIK from the coding sequence ATGCATAAACTATTTATCCTTGTTAGTCTGTTTGTTGGTTTGGCGCTATGTGCCAGAGCACAGCAGCCTGATACCTTAAAAGTTAAAAACCGTACGGATAGTCTAAATCGCAAGCAGGATTCAATAACTTCAAAACCTTTTGTACCTCGGGCCTCAAAAAAGATAAGGCAATATCATCCGGATAGCACGCATAGTCCGGGGTTGGCTTTCCGCCGGTCAGGTTATATACCTGGCTGGGGGCAGCTTTATAACCATAAATGGTGGAAAGTTCCCATTATATATACCGGCATAGGATTGTTGGGTTCAGCTATCATATTTAATCAAACCAATTATCACCATTATTTAAAGCTGTATAACATAGCCCGTAAAGGAACGGGTGAAAGTAGCGGTAATGATACCCAAAGTGCAGACTATCTAGAATATGAGAGCTTATCCAAAAACGGAGTAACCGAAACACAACTTCAAACAGCAGTGGTGGGTTATCAACGTAATTTTCAGTTAAGTATATTAGGTTTGATGGGTGCTTGGGGCATACAAATGATAGATGCTTATATTGATGCAAAATTTATTCATTCTTACAGTATGGATAACAATTTGTCATTTAAGGTAACACCCGGTATTGCACCGCAGCTTACGTATGCAGCCAATTACAATGTAAGTTTGATGCCGGTTATAAAACTGAGTATATTAATAAAGTAA
- a CDS encoding ParB/RepB/Spo0J family partition protein, whose protein sequence is MSAEKKKGLGRGLSALLDDSTSLLQHKQAAVAMPASNTLGSVNEIQIAEIEVNPFQPRTDFDEHSMQELADSIKLQGLIQPITVRRVNAHAYQLISGERRLRASRRAGLNTIPAYVRTANDQQLLEMALIENIQREDLNAMEVAISFQRMLEECNLKQEELGERVSKNRSTVTNYLRLLKLPPSVQASIRDGEISMGHARALITVNDPAAQLHLHHLILEQGLSVRKVEEMVRNLHAMPAKKPAKKAESLSFQVQKIQDDLASKFSTKVRLKVSSRGSGSIEIPFLSQDDLGRILEMLDW, encoded by the coding sequence ATGAGCGCAGAAAAGAAAAAAGGATTAGGACGAGGATTAAGCGCCTTGCTGGATGATTCGACGAGCCTGTTACAACATAAGCAGGCTGCTGTAGCCATGCCAGCTAGCAATACATTGGGTTCGGTTAATGAAATTCAGATTGCTGAAATTGAGGTAAATCCTTTTCAGCCCCGTACTGATTTTGACGAACATAGTATGCAGGAACTGGCCGACTCCATCAAGTTGCAAGGACTAATACAGCCTATTACTGTACGCCGTGTTAACGCACATGCCTATCAGCTTATATCGGGCGAGCGGCGCTTGCGGGCTTCACGTCGTGCCGGGTTAAATACCATTCCTGCTTATGTACGTACGGCTAACGACCAGCAACTGCTGGAGATGGCTTTAATTGAAAACATACAGCGTGAAGACCTGAATGCTATGGAAGTAGCTATTAGTTTTCAACGTATGCTGGAAGAATGCAACCTGAAACAAGAAGAATTAGGGGAGCGGGTAAGCAAAAACCGTTCAACGGTAACTAATTATTTACGGTTGTTAAAGCTTCCACCTAGTGTGCAAGCTTCCATCCGTGATGGTGAAATCAGCATGGGGCATGCCCGTGCGCTGATTACGGTGAATGATCCGGCAGCACAGTTGCACTTGCATCACTTGATTCTAGAGCAAGGGCTTTCTGTACGTAAAGTAGAAGAAATGGTACGTAATCTGCATGCAATGCCGGCTAAAAAGCCAGCTAAAAAAGCAGAGTCTTTATCTTTTCAGGTACAAAAAATACAAGATGATCTGGCTTCTAAATTTAGTACTAAGGTAAGGCTCAAAGTAAGTAGCAGGGGAAGCGGCAGTATAGAAATTCCTTTTTTATCACAGGATGATTTGGGTCGTATTCTGGAAATGCTGGATTGGTAA
- a CDS encoding ParA family protein: protein MSKIIALANQKGGVGKTTSSINLAASLAVLEYKTLLVDADPQANSTSGIGFDPRTIKNSIYECIINHLDPYTAIQKTETPNLDLLPAHIDLVGAEIEMINLDEREYKMRQVLEKVSKDYDFIIIDCSPSLGLITINALTAANSVIIPVQCEYFALEGLGKLLNTIKIVQNRLNPQLDIEGILLTMYDVRLRLSNQVVEEVRSHFEDLVFDTIIQRNTRLSEAPSFGISVIMHDATCKGAVNYLNLAREIIRKNGLLKSAVQPTTAA from the coding sequence ATGAGTAAGATTATTGCTTTGGCTAACCAGAAAGGTGGTGTAGGGAAAACTACATCTTCTATTAATCTGGCTGCAAGTTTAGCTGTATTAGAATATAAAACATTGCTGGTGGATGCCGATCCGCAAGCTAATTCTACCTCGGGGATAGGGTTTGATCCACGTACAATCAAGAACAGTATTTACGAATGTATCATTAATCATCTTGACCCTTACACCGCTATACAAAAAACAGAAACTCCCAATTTAGATTTATTACCGGCTCACATTGACCTGGTTGGTGCCGAAATAGAGATGATTAACCTGGATGAGCGTGAATATAAAATGCGCCAGGTGCTGGAAAAGGTAAGTAAGGACTATGATTTCATTATTATTGACTGCTCCCCTTCATTAGGTTTAATTACCATAAATGCTTTAACTGCTGCCAATTCGGTAATTATACCTGTACAATGCGAGTACTTTGCGTTAGAAGGCTTAGGCAAGTTACTGAACACTATAAAGATTGTGCAAAACCGCCTGAACCCGCAATTGGATATTGAAGGTATTTTGTTGACGATGTATGATGTGCGCCTACGCTTGTCAAACCAGGTAGTAGAAGAGGTGCGCAGCCATTTTGAAGACTTAGTATTTGATACTATTATACAACGTAATACCCGTTTAAGCGAAGCGCCTAGCTTTGGTATATCGGTTATTATGCACGATGCTACTTGTAAAGGGGCAGTTAATTATTTGAACTTGGCTCGCGAAATTATCCGTAAAAACGGTTTACTCAAATCGGCCGTACAGCCTACTACAGCAGCTTAA
- a CDS encoding NADPH-dependent FMN reductase: MVTIIASTNRPESSTLKLSKYYQQLLSNKGVTSNLFSLEELPANFIQTDMYGQRSNNFQPLQQMVTETQKFLFIIPEYNGSFPGVLKTFVDACNFPESFYDKKAALVGLSSGKYGNIRGIEHFTGVCHYLNMHVMPLKLHIPAIHKELDEQNRLFKEDTIKFVNEQVDKFIKF, encoded by the coding sequence ATGGTTACTATTATTGCCTCTACCAACCGCCCTGAAAGTTCTACGTTAAAACTATCAAAATATTATCAGCAACTTCTATCAAATAAAGGTGTAACATCTAACTTGTTCTCGTTGGAAGAGTTACCTGCTAACTTTATCCAGACTGATATGTACGGCCAGCGAAGTAATAATTTTCAACCATTACAGCAAATGGTAACAGAAACTCAAAAGTTTCTTTTTATCATACCTGAGTATAATGGCAGCTTCCCGGGAGTACTGAAAACATTTGTAGATGCCTGCAACTTTCCGGAAAGCTTTTATGATAAAAAAGCTGCTTTAGTAGGTTTATCATCCGGCAAGTATGGTAACATACGTGGCATTGAACATTTTACTGGTGTATGTCATTACCTGAACATGCATGTAATGCCCTTAAAATTACATATTCCAGCTATTCACAAAGAGCTGGATGAGCAGAACCGCCTGTTTAAAGAAGATACAATAAAGTTTGTAAACGAACAGGTAGATAAATTTATTAAGTTCTAA